The window ATCTATTGTGCATAAATACTGTGAATCACATTTGGTTTATGTTTGACACAACTTACATTCGACAACCAAAGCTGTAAATCCTGTGAAACGACTCGCTTCTCAAATCCTTGTCGAGTAATTGTCACATCATATATGCTATTGAACAAAAACACACAACTTTGTCAGATTTGCTTCAATAATCAAGTGAAAACTGTCGTGTATAATTATTCGATGTGCTAAATTAGTGCAGATAATGGTATATATACAAGGAAGAGCATGAATGAAGAATCAAAATATAGGCCAATTTAATAAAAGAGATGTTTTTAACGAAGCTTCCTGAGAGTTACTCCTATGGGATAAGAGATTTACATCTATGATTGTTTGGAGAAATGATGAAGCCATAGTGTTCATTCAAGTTCTAAACATCAGATCCGATGTTACCAAATGATTCGTTTATGTCAAGTCCTCGTCCAACTTAGACCACCACGCTTGTTTATAGTGGTAATGTCAAGGGACCATATCATGGTCTTAATGAGAAGTGGTATCGCTTATGGATTCATCTTCAATTTCCATAACATGGCACGAGCACTTACAAGGATTCACGTCGTAGCAATGGAGTTGAAGTTTTCTAATTAATCTCTAGGTctctaaattttattttcaaatgatGAATTAATCAGCTCATAACCTCACTACGGAAGATGAGCAAATACTTACCAAGACATTCGAGAACAAAAGGAGACAATTTGTAATAGATTTATGAACAGAAAACCGTTCAAGCAAATAGGTCTAATAACATCATCATATAATAGCCTAATGAAAGACTTAATGCCaagaattaaacttcaaacatacCCATCCTCTTGCATTAGTTCTTCAATTATTGTTTCAAGCCCTGGAAGAGGCTCAATAACAAAGTTGCCATCCGAATCCAAGGAATTAGTGTCGACGGATGCTTCCTGCAAAGTGTTGTAATTCATCAGTAACAGTATTACGCAGCTAGAGAAAAAATTTAGATTTCAAGAAGGAGGCGACACCAAAATTCTATCATTTGCACATCTCACCTTATGAATTACTTTGTCCAGAGTTTCCAGCAATGGATCTTCCTCCAACTGTTTAATTGACAAAGTAATCCTAGATTTTTCTCTGCAATGTGTTCATGtattgtgaaattgaaagagACCGGGCgagaaaataaaggaattaaaatcAATCACTGCCTTCGAATTCAATCATATGGCAGACGCGGTACACATCTCAGCCTATCAAGTTCTATCTCAGCAGGCGATATTGTTTAAAGAAAACGTTTGCTAGCAGTACTAGACGACACACCTACGTAAGCATCATCATGATAAAATACCTGTCTATATTTATGATTTTGACCCTCACATCATCACCTTCTGTAAGGATGTCTCTCACATCATGAACTAAATCCCAAGAAACTTCCGAGACGTGGACAAGCCCGGTAAGGTGATATGATCCTGCATCACATAGTAGATAAGAATTACTCCTAGTTGATTCGAAGATTGACATAAGTACCGGAATAGTCAGGCTTAAAATGTATCCAGACGGGAAGTCTGTCTCTTATGAAAAAGTACCATCTGGGAAGCGCAGATGAACAAAAGCACCATAATCCTCTACTGAACCGACCCTCGCTTGGAAAATGTCACCTACATTAATTTGATTAGAAAACTTCAACCAGCTAGCGTCCTTTTCAGAGAATATCAACCTTCTTTTGTCCTCATCAGCTTGGATTACCTGACAGCAGACTAAAGGTTAACTGATATTTGAATCGTAAAGGAAAGTCAAGATAAAGAAACTAACTCCAAGAACACAACAAGATTTTCTTAAATACTATGACTAATGGAAGGAAAGAACTACGTTATCGAAATGGATTATGAATGGATCCAGAAACAGCAAAAGAATCATGGCACAGTAAGTTTAACTGTGAAAAAGGTTCCATTTTTACATCATGCTTGAACTTAGGCAACTGTGCAAGTTACAAGTAGCTATCCTATGTGAGATTCACGAAAAGGAAATATTAGCTTCTTGGAACTTTGCAAAATTCTGCAAACCTTAAGCACTAGAGATTATAATGTGGCATCTAAATTCTAAGTTCCAAATCTTCAAGATGCATTAAGTTCAAACCGAGGGATATTTTACAAGGGCAATGAGCATGCTTTAGATGAGAAGAAGCTCAAGAATAGTATTTAAGTGGTTAACATTAGTACCTTCACGGAGAGGACAGAACCGGTCAAGTCTCTTGCTATCTCTTGAATGGTCTTTTGTGGTTCTACAAAGTAAGGGAAATAAGTAAGATAAACAAAACTTTAGGAATTAAATCTTGACTAGAAGATAAAATGTTCTCCTAAGCTTATGATTCCCTTGAAAATGACATACAATTGAAGATGCCAAACATTTTAAAACGATTATCAAGGTTGAAAGTAGTACCTTTACAAGAGTAATAAGGGCTCATCTGCGGAAAGGGTAGAAAACCCACAAGAGAATAAAATCGAATCAACAAACCACCACCATTGAAGCCTTCAACCTTGCCCTCATATATCTGTCCCCTCTCACGGTATGTCTTTGCTGCTTTCCAATCAGCAGACTTCTAATTCTTTGTAGTAAAGGAGAACTACATTACATACACTTCAAACCACAATAATCTAATGGGAGTATAGAACAAGGTAATGTAAAGCATTGAATCAACTCAGTCAACAAACGAAAAGAAATCCAATTAAAATCTTTCAAATATATTCATTATGTATACGGCATATATCAGGATCTCACTTGACTGTTGCATAAGCAATAGGGTATTGTGGCCAATGGACATAATCATGTCGTAAACAACACTACTTGGATAGCTCAAGCGCTTAACCAACAAAAACTTATCTGAACCATGATAAAGCTGGGACTTTTAACCACTTAACTCCACTGTTGAATTTGACAAaatgtttgtcccacatcggtgggaaaacaaaagttggggggattttccccctataaaagaaggcttaatgtttaggttttatacacacctctcatttgccttctcatctgtttaaggcatttgtatcttctctctttagtattatttcacttgtatttttggagtggaataaaatattggttgtgtccgaggagtaggcaaaattagccgaacctcgtaaattctgatgttccctttattgttgctttgttgtcttatttattatttggtggctgtcataaattttggtatagtagttgtgacttattcacactctatacatttggcttccgcaacaattggtatcagagccaaggtactgtctaagtatgctctgtggttgcagcatagtctgatgttccacatcagaaaagatttatcttggtaactgtgtcaaggttctgtctgagtatgctctgtagttgcagcttagtctgatcttctacatcagaaaggaaataatcttgatttgtgtcgtcagctattaaataatatttgtgtcaaatatgggagataataaacaagaagaatctacatcaagtgtcaacaatacgtcatcattggcatcttcgcttatgacaagaattgtgtcaaatgcgaaatttgcggtagaaatttttgacgggtccgggcattttgggatgtggcaaagcgaggttctagatgtcctttttcaacaagggctagatctggccattgaagaaaagaaaccagatgttattggagaagaagattggaagattctcaaccgtgttgcttgcggtaccattcgatcctaccttgctagagagcagaaatatccatacacaaaggaaacttctgcaagtagattatggaaagcactggaggataaatttttgaagaaaaacagtcaaaataaattgtacatgaagaagagattgtttcacttcacctatgttcctggtaccacgatgaatgaacatatcaccagtttcaataagttggttacaaatttgcaaaatatggatacaacttatgatgatgatgacttggccttgatgttgttggcgtcacttcctgatgagtacgagcaccttgaaactactctactccatggaaatgacgaagtttctctcagagaagtttgttcggctttgtacagctatgaacaaagaaagcgagaaaaacagaagggcggagaaggagaagcactatttgtgaggggtcgtcctcaaaatcaaacgaggacaaagaagggaagatccaagtcaagatccagacccagcaaagatgaatgtgccttttgtcgagaaaaaaggcactggaagaaagactgtccgaagttgaagaataaggccaaatataataatggaaaggccattatggattcaaatgtagctgattgtgatgattcagacttctcattagttacaacagagtcattaacatcatcagacatatggttgatggactcggcttgtagccatcatatgtgtcccaacagggactggtttgtggaatttcaagaaggagaatatggagtcatccacacagcggataacagccctcttacctcatatggcattggttcaatacgattaaggaaccatgatggaatgatcagaacattgacagatgttcgatatgtaccggatttgaagaagaatctcatctctgtgggagccctggaatcaaaagggttcaaaatcattgcagaaaatggagtgatgagagtatgctccggtgcactagtggtaatgaaggctaatcggaagaataataatatgtaccgctatcatggcagtacagttattgggacagcgacagtgacatccagtgacgacaaagaggcagaagcaaccaagctatgtcacatgcgcttgggacatgctggaggaaaatccttgaaaactctatcagatcaaggattgttaaaaggagtaaaggcttgcaacttggagttttgtgagcattgtgtcaaagggaaacagacaagggttaaatttggtacagcgatccataatactaaaggcattttggattatgtacactctgatgtttggggtccttccaaaacaccttcattgggtgggaagcactattttgtaacctttgttgatgatttttcccgaagagtatgggtgtatacaatgaagagcaaagatgaagtgttgggaatttttctcaaatggaagacgatggtggagaatcagataggcaggaggatcaagtgtattcgcacagacaatggaggtgaatacaaaaatgatcatttcaataaggtatgtgaaaatgatggcatcgtccgacacttcactgttagacatacaccacaacaaaatggagtggcagaacgtatgaaccggaccttgctggagaaggtacggtgtatgttgtccaatgctggcttgggcaaagaattttgggctgaggcaattacatatgcatgccacctcattaatcgcttaccatctgctgctattaatggcaagacaccatttgaaaaatggtatggaaaacctgctgtagattataactctttgcacgtgtttggctcaactgcatattatcatgtgacggagtcaaaattggatccaagggcaaagaaggctatttttatgggaattacttctggagtcaaaggatatcgcttatggtgtcctatgacaaagaaagtaatattcagcagggatgttacctttgatgaatctgctatggtaaataaggtaacagaagataccaaacaaaataaaggtgcttctaagcaggtggagtttgagggaaaatttatttttcctacacaagaagcagaggaggaaacaaatgaagattatcctctagaaggagagccagtagaggagattccaactcaggaacctcaacaacaacttgaatcaatagcaaccagcaggccaaaaagaacaataacgaaacctgttcgtctcatagagacggttgcttgtgcaacctcaattgtagctgatgatgttcctactacttataaagacgttgtccaaagttcagaagaagataagtggaggattgccatgaatgatgaaatacagtcccttcatcagaatcatacatggagattgaccaatctcccgaagggaaagaaagcaattgggtgcaaatgggtatttgcaaagaaggaaggatttcctaaccaagtagatgttcgctacaaagcaagattggtggccaaaggatatgctcaaaaggagggaattgattacaatgaagtgttttctccagttgtaaaacattcctccattagaattatgttggctttagtagcacaattggatttggaactagttcagatagatataaaaactgcgtttttacatggaaacttggaggaggaaatctacatgactcagccagaaggattcaaagttgctggaaaagaaaatatggtgtgcaaacttgaaaaatcgttgtacggattgaaacaatcttctagacaatggtacaagcgatttgacgagtttatgttgcggcaagggtacaagagaagcaaatacgatcattgtgtgtatttgcacaagcttaaagatggttcctttgtatatcttctcctatatgttgatgatatgttgatagcttccaaaaatttggaagaaattgataagttgaagattcaactgaagaaggagttcgagatgaaggatttgggtgaggcaaagaaaattcttggcatggagataattagagatagacgttcaaagaaactatgtttatctcaaaaggaatatttgaagagagtacttcaacgttttggcatagatgacaagactaagccagttagtacttcacttgcttcccattttaagctaagtactactatgtcgccaatggatgaagttgaacgaaagtatatgtcaaaggtaccatacgcaaatgctgttggtagcttgatgtatgcaatggtttgcacaaggcctgacatttcacaagctgttggagttattagcagatatatgcacaatccagggaaggagcattggcaagctgtgaagtggattctacggtatattcataatactgtagatgtcgggttagtttttgagcaggaagacaatcagtctgtagttggatattgtgactcagattttgcgggtgatctggacaaacgaagatcaactactggttatgtgtttacttttgcaaaggcaccagttagttggaagtctactttgcagtcaacagttgctttgtctacaacagaggcagagtacatggctattacagaggctgtgaaagaggcaatttggcttcaaggattgctaaaggagcttggtgttgaacaaaaaggtatcacaattttttgtgatagtcaaagtgctattcaattagcgaagaaccaagtttatcatgcaaggacgaagcacattgatgttcgatatcattttgtacgagaaatcatagaagaaggtggagtcacagtgaagaaaattcatactacggagaatcctgctgatatgctgacaaaggtggtgactgcgatcaagtttcaacattgtttggatttgatcaacattgttgaacactgaaaattgaagatgaagacacaaccaaaatttgttattgagagaaaattgaagatgtggaattttgccaaggtggagatttgttgaatttgacaaaatgtttgtcccacatcggtgggaaaacaaaagttgggggaattttccccctataaaagaaggcttaatgtttaggttttatacacacctctcatt of the Nicotiana tabacum cultivar K326 chromosome 7, ASM71507v2, whole genome shotgun sequence genome contains:
- the LOC107761621 gene encoding uncharacterized protein LOC107761621; this encodes MPAFTAATVLSQFFTSDSVSTHHSCCFSANSSPLHVNFSLSSCLLKRGCLLSPRVSVSTGNAKIDGVDQQSLAPDEIKQDRKSADWKAAKTYRERGQIYEGKVEGFNGGGLLIRFYSLVGFLPFPQMSPYYSCKEPQKTIQEIARDLTGSVLSVKVIQADEDKRRLIFSEKDASWLKFSNQINVGDIFQARVGSVEDYGAFVHLRFPDGSYHLTGLVHVSEVSWDLVHDVRDILTEGDDVRVKIINIDREKSRITLSIKQLEEDPLLETLDKVIHKEASVDTNSLDSDGNFVIEPLPGLETIIEELMQEDGIYDVTITRQGFEKRVVSQDLQLWLSNAPASGDQFTLLARAGRQVQEIQLTTSLDQEGIKRALQRVLERVP